Genomic window (Staphylococcus debuckii):
TCTTCTAATGGACGAGTCAAATCCACCATTTTGTCGTTGAATTTACCAGCCACTGCTTTTTTACGAAGTCCTGGGCTGATAGACTGAGCAATTTCCTCAGTAGTAATACCTTTATCAAACTCTGTACTGTTTCCGTCTGGGAAAGTAATATTGATTTTATCCATTCATAAACGCCTCCAATATATAATCCTCTACGTAAAAACAAAAAAACCTCCTCCCAATAAAGGGACGAGGTTATCGCGATACCACCCTAGTTCAGATAAAAACATGATTCCCGCATGTACTTATCTATCTCTGCATAAGATAACGGTCTTGAGCCGGATATTCATTACGAATATCGATATCAACGAGGGAGTAATCAATTGCTATGATAACTGTATTCTCATCACCAACAGTTTTCTGTGTATCAGGAAACAATTCATCTTATCCTCGATTTGTTTACGTTAATTCAGATTTAATTCTATTATAACTCATTTTTTCAAAATTTCAATCGTCACGATAATTCTCGCCGACAAGTTCATACGGTGCTGCCAATGATTTAATACGTTCCATAATTCTAGCGGCTTTGGTTTTTTCTGCACCATTACGTGTGATAGAAAGATGATGTTCAAGTTCATCAAAATCTAAATTTGAACTGAACAGCGTAGGAAGTTCGTGTACCATACGATAATGAAGTAATGGTCCGATGACTTCATCTCTCACCCATGGCGTTACTTCTTCTGCACCAATATCATCCAGCATCAATATATTCGCTTCTCTGATCCGTTGTAATTTCTTCTCAAATGAATCATCTTTGAATCCGTTTTTTAAAGTACGAATAAATTCAGGTAGATAAACGATAGTTGAAGGAATTTTTTGCGACTTTAATTGATTAGCAATAGCACCTAGAATAAAAGACTTACCCGTCCCAAAAGAACCATAAAGATATAAGCCTTTCACATTCTCTTTTCCTGCAATAACATCCTTACAAAACTTATCCGCTACCATTGCAACATTTAATCTGTCACGCTTGTCCATATAAATATCTTTTAATTTAGCATTCAAAGTATCTCGCTGCATATGATGAGAGGTAATGAGATGTGCTTCTCGCTGTTCCTCATCGTGTTTGATCTTACATGGACACGGAAGATATTTGATTTTAATCCGTCCATTTTCAATATAAAGTTCTGGTACATGTCCTTTCACAAAGTTAGGACAGTCAGCAAAATCATGTCCGTCATAATGCTTCTGCTGATCTTTATATTCTTGCAGAATATTTAAATCTTCATCAATCATTCGATTGGTTAATTCAGCTCGATGATTTTCTAAAAACTTTTTGACATCTGGATCGTTAATAACGTCCTTTTTAATCTTTTCGAATCGCTTTTGAAAATCAGGAGAAGTTTGCATTATATTACTGAAACGTTTCATTCGTCATCCTCCTTCCATGTTTCTTTTAAATGTTTAAGAAAGTTTGCTCTATCTTGAGCCAGGCTTTGATCTTCAGCATCATCTGCTTTTCTTTTATTTTTACCGCTTCTCTTCTTATGTTCTCCTTTAATCAGCCAATCAGGAGTAAGTTCCTTCGAGGCAACTTGCTGACCATAATTCTTAAATCTTGGCGGATTAGTATTTTGTTTAGCTTTACGTTGTTTTTCAGCTTCTTTCATATCCATCACATGTGCATGTGCTTCAGCGGCTGAAGATAGTTCTTTCTTCTTCCAATTAGAAGCTATTTCTTGGATATAAGTCTTCGGCAATTGCATATCATTATTGAGCATTACGTATTGAAGCAGCATATTGATAACACCAAACGGCAATTGTTCTCTCACTATTAAATCTTCCACCAGATATTTCTGTTTCAATGTAGGTTCAGATTTTGCCCAACTTGTCAGCATATCAATCGGACTTGTAGCATCCATCAACTTAAACCAGCTCTCATATTCTTCTGGTGTCTGAGGTGCTCTAGTCAACTCAATAACTTCTTCTTGCTGTTGGGGCGTTGTAGGTACATTGGCTTTAGCTTCTAAAGCGGGCAATTGATTTTCATGCTCAATGGCATAAAAAGACCGCGCTTGTTTGCGCAACTCTTCATATGAGATACGTTGATTGCTGGTAAGCGATTTTAAAATAAGTCCTTTCATTCCTTCTGGTGTAATACCATATAAAACGGCAAGTTGTGTTATCAGACCTTTCGCTTGCTCTTCAACAATTTCTGAACTGACAAAGTGATTGCTCAATAGTTGGTAAAGTGATTCAAAGTCAAATTGCACTCTATCTAAATTAATTCCTTTGTAAGAAGCGGTTTGAGTAATATTATTTTTCTGAACATTATCGAAAGCTTGATTAGGAACTTTGAAAACATCTGTAAAATTACGTGTAACCTCTTGATAATCACTTAAATCCATTTGAGTATGTTCAAAGTAACGTTTCAATTGGTGATAACGTTTATTCTCTACTTCTTTATAGAGATAAACAGAAAGCATAGGATCATTGAAAAATTGTTTAGGAGTTGGCGGTTGCACTAATTCATATACAAAATGTGAATTATCTTTGTTATGTTTCACAAATGTTTTAATTAAACCAATTGCTTCTAACCGGTTCATTTCCTCACGAAAAACTCCTAGATTAATTTTCAATTCACTCATAATGACATAATGAGTGGATGCTTGATTATGCTTAGGATTCGCAAACTGTGATAAGTAATGATATACACCAATCGCTCTCGTACCGATTAATGGAGTAAACAAACGGTTCAAAACCTCTAATTGGGCTTCTGATAATTTTTCAGATTGTAACACATTAAACGGATCTTGAGGTCGAATACCGAAATCGTCTTGGTTAAACATAATTAATTGTCACTCCGATTATTCTTTTCTTGCAAGATGCCTTGCATAGATTCCAGTAATTGGTCAACATCTTTAAATTCTTTATAAACAGAGGCGAAACGAACATAGGAAACTTGATCAACATGCATCAGCAAATTCATCACATGTTCCCCGATTTCTCGAGATGAAACTTCGGCTTGTCCTTCATCTCTTAAACGCCATTCTACTTTATTCGTAATATCTTCTAATTGCTGATAACCGACTGGACGTTTCTCACATGAACGAACTAGCCCATTTAAAATCTTTTCTCTTAAGAATTGCTCACGTGTCCCATCTTTTTTCACAACGATTAACGGACTCATTTCGATATGTTCGAATGTAGTAAATCGGGTACCGCAATTTTCACATTCTCGTCGTCTGCGAATTGCATTGGCTTCGTCTGCATGTCTTGAATCCACTACACGAGAATGTGTTGAATTACATTTAGGGCATTTCATTCATTTTCACCTCTCATATTAATTATGCCTATTATACTATAATCTTACTTAACACAAAAGAAAGCGGAACTTTTCAAATTTTTCAAAGCAAAAACCAGCTGATTGGAGCCCTACTTCCAATCAGCTGGTTTAATATATGACAGCAGCAATGATTAAGCTGTTGCTTTTTCTTTAGTATTCAATAATTCTCCGATTTCTACTGCGATATCAACGACACGGTTTGAGTAACCCCATTCGTTATCGTACCAAGCGATTACTTTTACTTTTTTATCATCCATTACTAATGTAGACATTGCATCAACAATAGCTGAGTTAGGATTTGTATTAAAGTCTACTGAAACTAACGGCTCGTCTGAAACAGCTAAGACACCATTTAAATCAGCATCTTCAAATGCTTGGTTCACTTCTTCAGCTGTAACTTCTTTTTTCAAGTCTACAACTAAGTCGACTAATGAGACGTTTTTAGTTGGTACACGAAGTGCCATACCATGTAATTTACCTTCTAATTCTGGTAAAACTTCTTTAAGTGCTTTTGCAGCGCCAGTTGATGTAGGGATAATACTTTCGTTGCAAGAGCGCGCACGACGTAAATCTTTATGTGGGTTATCAATATTTTTTTGGTCATTTGTAATAGCATGTACTGTTGTCATCAATCCGTTTTCAATACCGAAATTATCATTTAATACTTTGGCAACTGGACCGATACAGTTTGTTGTACATGAAGCATTACTGAAAATGTCATACTCTTCAACATCTAAGTTATCGTTATTTACGCCTTTAACAACCATTTGTACATGACCACCTTTTGAAGGCCCTGTCAATAATACTTTTTTAGCGCCAGCATTGATATGTGCTACTGCTTTGTCACCATGGTTGAATTTACCTGTAGCTTCTATGACAATATCGATATCTAATTCTTTCCAAGGTAAGTTTTCTGGGTTACGGTCTGAAACTAATTTAATATCATGACCATCGATACGAATACCGTTTTCAGTCGGTACTACCTCACCATCATATTTACCATGAGTCGTATCGTATTTTACTAAATGTGCAATTGTTTCTGGAGGATAGCTCGCATTAATCGCTACTACATTTAAATCATCATTTTTAGAAGCGATACGTAGTACCATACGCCCAATACGTCCCATTCCGTTAATTGCAATATTCGTTGTCATAAAAAGCACCCCTCGTTTTATATGTGTTATACTTTATGGAATCAGTATAGCATAATTCCGTAAAAATGAAAGCGTTTTACAAAAATAAACAAAAAAATTACTTATCATTTATGATAAGTAATTTTACTAAGGATATACGAGGATGAAAAGGCTTACTTATTTTCCTATTTCTTCTTGATTCTCCGCAGTTTGTTGAATATATCCTTCATCCATCAATAATTGTTCTAGATTTTGTTTTAATTCTAATAAAGTGCCGCGGTTATCGATGACATGGTCGGCCATACGTTGTTTTTTATCAATAGAAATTTGACTATAAACTCTAGCTTTAGCTTCTTCTTGAGATAAATCATTACGTTCCATTAATCTTTCTACTTGGATACTTTCAGAAGCATATACCAACCAAGTTTCATCAACGGTATCTTGAAGATTATTTTCAAAAAGCAAAGGAATGTCCATAATCACATTGTAACCTTCACTTAAATATTTCTCTTTTTGATTCTCCATAATTTCTCTAACAATAGGATGTACAATTTGGTTCAGCTCTTTACGTTTCTCAGCATCATTAAAAACAATTTCTCCGATATATTTGCGATTCATTTCTCCGTTGTCATCAATAGCTTCTTCCCCGAAGACTTGTTTTACTTGCTGTAAACCTTCAGATCCTTTTTCAACCGCTTCTCTAGATGCTACATCCGCATCTACAATTTTAAATCCATGTGCTGCTAACAACTCTGATACTGTCGATTTCCCAGTACCAATTCCGCCTGTTAAACCAATTACTTTTCCCATAACATGTCTCCTTCGTTCTATTTTTGACAATGCGGGCAGTAATGTGAGTTTCTGCCTGCTATCACTTTAGTATGAATAGGTCCGCCACATACTGGACAGACTTTCTTTTTATAAACCTTTAAATAATGCTGCATTTGACCCGTTTTGCCATCAGCATGACGGTATGAAGATACACTTGTACCGCCATTTTCAATACCTAAACATAAAACTTTTACTACTTCATTAAAGACACGCTCTTGTTCCTCTTCTGTTAATGAATAAACAGGACGTTCAGGGTCGATCTTTGCATTGAATAAAGCCTCGCAAGCATAAATATTTCCGCAACCCGCAATGACTTTATGATCTAATATCACCTGTTTAATAGGTTTCTTATGATAAGTTTTTGTATTCAACTGATGTTTGTAATGCGCAAATGCATTTTCATCAAACGGTTCAGGCGCCATGTCGGAAAAAGAAGAATGTACAGATAAATCTGCTACATTCTTAATTTCTCCGAAACGACGTATGTCTGAAAAGATAAGCTGTTTGCCATTACTCAACTTAAAATTAACATGCCAGTGTTTTTTATAGTTCGGGACAATAATATCATCTAACGTATCTACAATGAAAAAGCCGCCTGACATCCCTAAATGACTCACAAGCACCCTTTTATCTTCGTCTGTTTCAATATAAAAGAGAATATACTTGCTTCTACGCTCTATACGTGTAATTTTATATCCTTCTGAATACATTTTAAACATCGGCAAATCCATTTGTTTAATAATCGTATCTTTGCCGATTTCTTTACCTTTAATCACAGCATCTGAAAATTCTACTTCTTCAATATACTGATTTATTGCTAACGGTTCAATGCCGCGTTTTACATGTTCTACTTCTGGTAATTCCGGCATTTATATACCTTCTTTCTATTTTGCATCATACCAAGTTGGACCATAGTTGGTATCCACTTGTAATGGTACATCTAAATCTATTGCATTATCCATAATATCTTCAATAAACTTGCTGAAAGCTTCAACTTCTGCTTCTGGAAGTTCAAAAATCAATTCATCGTGTACTTGTAAAAGTAAATGTGCATGAAAGTCTTGATTCTGAATTTCCTTATCAAAATTGACCATTGCTAATTTGATAATATCCGCAGCACTACCTTGTATCGGTGTATTCATGGCAGTTCTTTCTGCAAAACTTCTGCGGTTAAAGTTACGGCTCGTAATATCAGGAATATATCTGCGACGATGTAAGAGTGTTTCTACATACCCTTTCGCTTTCGCATCTTTAACAATATCGCTCATGTATTGTTTGACCCCTGGGAAACTATCTAAATAGTCATCGATAAATTGTTTTGCAGCTTTTCTAGAAATTCCGAGACTTTGGCTTAAGCCGTAATCACTAATACCATAAACAATACCGAAGTTGACTGCTTTAGCTTGGCGACGCATTAATCCATCGACTTCATCCGGTTCTACACCAAACACTTTCATGGCAGTGGCCGTATGGATATCATGCCCCTCTCTAAAGGCTTTAATCATACTTTCATCTTGTGTAATATGTGCCAGCACTCGTAATTCGATTTGTGAATAGTCAGCTGAGAGAATGACATTACCTGGTTCTGCAGGTTTAAATGCTTTTCTTATTCTTCTTCCTTCTTCTAAGCGGACTGGAATATTTTGTAAGTTCGGATCAACAGAAGATAAGCGTCCAGTCTGTGCCAAAGTTTGATTAAAGTGCGTATGAATACGATGGTCTTTTTGTATTACCTTTTGCAGTCCTTCTATATAAGTGGACTGTAATTTAGAGAGCTGACGATATTCAAGTATATCATCAATAATAGGATGTTCTCCTTGTAATTGCTCAAGCACATCTACTGCAG
Coding sequences:
- the dnaI gene encoding primosomal protein DnaI; its protein translation is MKRFSNIMQTSPDFQKRFEKIKKDVINDPDVKKFLENHRAELTNRMIDEDLNILQEYKDQQKHYDGHDFADCPNFVKGHVPELYIENGRIKIKYLPCPCKIKHDEEQREAHLITSHHMQRDTLNAKLKDIYMDKRDRLNVAMVADKFCKDVIAGKENVKGLYLYGSFGTGKSFILGAIANQLKSQKIPSTIVYLPEFIRTLKNGFKDDSFEKKLQRIREANILMLDDIGAEEVTPWVRDEVIGPLLHYRMVHELPTLFSSNLDFDELEHHLSITRNGAEKTKAARIMERIKSLAAPYELVGENYRDD
- a CDS encoding replication initiation and membrane attachment family protein — protein: MFNQDDFGIRPQDPFNVLQSEKLSEAQLEVLNRLFTPLIGTRAIGVYHYLSQFANPKHNQASTHYVIMSELKINLGVFREEMNRLEAIGLIKTFVKHNKDNSHFVYELVQPPTPKQFFNDPMLSVYLYKEVENKRYHQLKRYFEHTQMDLSDYQEVTRNFTDVFKVPNQAFDNVQKNNITQTASYKGINLDRVQFDFESLYQLLSNHFVSSEIVEEQAKGLITQLAVLYGITPEGMKGLILKSLTSNQRISYEELRKQARSFYAIEHENQLPALEAKANVPTTPQQQEEVIELTRAPQTPEEYESWFKLMDATSPIDMLTSWAKSEPTLKQKYLVEDLIVREQLPFGVINMLLQYVMLNNDMQLPKTYIQEIASNWKKKELSSAAEAHAHVMDMKEAEKQRKAKQNTNPPRFKNYGQQVASKELTPDWLIKGEHKKRSGKNKRKADDAEDQSLAQDRANFLKHLKETWKEDDE
- the nrdR gene encoding transcriptional regulator NrdR yields the protein MKCPKCNSTHSRVVDSRHADEANAIRRRRECENCGTRFTTFEHIEMSPLIVVKKDGTREQFLREKILNGLVRSCEKRPVGYQQLEDITNKVEWRLRDEGQAEVSSREIGEHVMNLLMHVDQVSYVRFASVYKEFKDVDQLLESMQGILQEKNNRSDN
- a CDS encoding glyceraldehyde-3-phosphate dehydrogenase, which encodes MTTNIAINGMGRIGRMVLRIASKNDDLNVVAINASYPPETIAHLVKYDTTHGKYDGEVVPTENGIRIDGHDIKLVSDRNPENLPWKELDIDIVIEATGKFNHGDKAVAHINAGAKKVLLTGPSKGGHVQMVVKGVNNDNLDVEEYDIFSNASCTTNCIGPVAKVLNDNFGIENGLMTTVHAITNDQKNIDNPHKDLRRARSCNESIIPTSTGAAKALKEVLPELEGKLHGMALRVPTKNVSLVDLVVDLKKEVTAEEVNQAFEDADLNGVLAVSDEPLVSVDFNTNPNSAIVDAMSTLVMDDKKVKVIAWYDNEWGYSNRVVDIAVEIGELLNTKEKATA
- the coaE gene encoding dephospho-CoA kinase (Dephospho-CoA kinase (CoaE) performs the final step in coenzyme A biosynthesis.); amino-acid sequence: MGKVIGLTGGIGTGKSTVSELLAAHGFKIVDADVASREAVEKGSEGLQQVKQVFGEEAIDDNGEMNRKYIGEIVFNDAEKRKELNQIVHPIVREIMENQKEKYLSEGYNVIMDIPLLFENNLQDTVDETWLVYASESIQVERLMERNDLSQEEAKARVYSQISIDKKQRMADHVIDNRGTLLELKQNLEQLLMDEGYIQQTAENQEEIGK
- the mutM gene encoding bifunctional DNA-formamidopyrimidine glycosylase/DNA-(apurinic or apyrimidinic site) lyase; the encoded protein is MPELPEVEHVKRGIEPLAINQYIEEVEFSDAVIKGKEIGKDTIIKQMDLPMFKMYSEGYKITRIERRSKYILFYIETDEDKRVLVSHLGMSGGFFIVDTLDDIIVPNYKKHWHVNFKLSNGKQLIFSDIRRFGEIKNVADLSVHSSFSDMAPEPFDENAFAHYKHQLNTKTYHKKPIKQVILDHKVIAGCGNIYACEALFNAKIDPERPVYSLTEEEQERVFNEVVKVLCLGIENGGTSVSSYRHADGKTGQMQHYLKVYKKKVCPVCGGPIHTKVIAGRNSHYCPHCQK